Within Paenibacillus albicereus, the genomic segment GCAGGGAAGACTTGCCGGAGCCGTTGGCGCCGGCCATGACGGTGATGCCTTCGCGCAGCAGCAGCCGGGGCACGTCCAGCGTGAACGCGCCGGCCCGCCGCTCCCAGCGCACGCCGCTCAGCTCGATCATCGGCGGGCCTCCTTAGACGACCCGCTTGATGACGAGGCTGCGGCGGTACGCCATCGAGATCATGAGCGCGCCGGCCCCGAGGCAGAGCCAGTAGATGGCGGTGCGGATCGCTTCCGGCGCGGAGCTGCCGCTTTCCGGCATGCGCAGCACGTACTCCATGATGTTCCACGCCATCCAGAACAGCGAGCCGATGACGAACGAGCTTTTGACCCCGGCCCGCAGCATGACGTAGGCCGCGCCTCCGGCGATGAGCAGGATGAGCGACATCCACTGGAGGATGAACGGCAGCACCGGGAACTGCTCCATGCGCGTCGCCAGATAGAGCGAGGCCGCTACGCCGAACAGCACGTTGAGGCCGCCGACGATCATGACCCGGGCCATCAGCAGCAGCGCCGGCGGATACGGCGTGATGCTCTCGATCGTGCGCATCTCGCGGTTCCAGCTGCGGAAGCTGTACATCAGGCCGGAGAGGAACATCATCGGCAGGAACAGCGACAGCTTTGCACTCACCTCGCTCAGCATCGACGAGCCTTCCTCGCCGGAGCCGTAAGGCAGAATGTACATCAGCATGAGGAACACGCCCAGGCTGGCGAGCCAGTAGGCCCGCGAATACGCGCCGAGCTGGGTGCGCAGCAGCTTCAGCAGCGTCGGACGCCGGGCATCCGGCACGCTGCCTCCCATCCAGTCCGGCACGCCTCTGCCGGCCAGCTCCGGGCGCAGAGAGTCGAAGGCCGGCTGCAGCGATACCAGCAGGCGCGCCGTATCCGAGGCCGTCACGGGCCGAACCTGCAGCGAAGCCAGGGGACCGCGTAGCTCTTCTTCGAGCTGCTTCAATTCCTTATCGTTCGGCGATTCCATCCGCTTCCCCTCCTTCCGCCCGCTTCGGGGCTTCCTGCTCCTTGCCGAGCTTCGTCTTGAGCCTGCGCAGAGCCTTGTATAGATGCGTCTTCACCGAACCGAGCGGCAGCTGCAGCGCGTCGGCGATGTCCTGCAGCTTGAGATCCTGGTAAAAGCGGAGCAGCACGACCTCGCGCTGCACCTGCGGCAGCTCCTCGAGCGTCTGCCGGATCTCGCGCCTCGTCTCCGAGCGCTCGGCCATCTCCACGACCGAGGGCCGCTCGTCCTTGCGCTCCGGCGGCTCGCCGAAGCGGTTGCGGTCGGTCTGGTAGCCGGAGCTCTTCCAATAATCGCGGCACTGGTTCATCGCCACCCGGTACAGCCAGGCCTGCACGTTGTCCGGACTGCGCCGGTCCTTGAGCTGGCGGAGCAGCTTCAGGAACGTCTCCTGCACGACATCCTCCGCACGCCCGGGATCCTTCAGCTGGCGCTGCAGGAAGCCCGAGAGCGGAGCATGGTAGCGGTGGACCAGCGCCTCGAAGCTCGCCTGGTCCCCGTCCATCATTCCCTGGACCAATTCTTCATCCGTCACCGTCACGCGGTCATCCTCCTTCATCATCCGTCATCCTCGGCCAGCGGTCGTCCGGCATGCGCTCGCGCCATTCCCTCATGAAATCCTTCACCGTCACAAACGGCGGAGAGTCGGCGGCCAGCCGCTCGCCGGCACCGCTGCGAGGCGGCTCCGGCAGCGTCAGTCCATGGCCGCGGAAATGCTCCAGCACCTCGCGCACGAGCGGCGCGTCCCCTCGTTCGTACGCCGTTTGGACGAGCGAGCGCATCGATTTCCATGCCGGAAGCCCTTCCGCCTCGACGCGGTAAGGCTCATCCGGACCGCGCTGCTTGTTATAGAGATAAGCATAAGCCGAGCGGATCGCCAAGGCAACGGACTCGCCGCCGGAAGGATCCTCCAGCGCGTTCTCCTTGGCCATCGTCTCGCCGCGCCCGACATCGCCGAACAGCAGCAGGTCGCTCAGCGCGTCCTCGGCGTAGCCGTCCAGATTGCGGTGCTCCGTCTGCGGGATGAACAGCGTGTCGTTCTCCGCATGCCAGGAGCGGTTCACGCTCGGCGCCTCGACCGGCGCGCCGATCAGGTGCATGGGGAAGAAGAACACCTGCCGCACCGCGTTCAGCGGGGAAGCGGCCAGCTCCTCCAGCCCCTCGCGGCGCAGCTCGAAGCGCTCCAGGAACGCTTCCGCCTCGTCCCGGTTGCCCGGCGTCGTCACGACCCGGATCGGCTCGCCGTCGCGACGGACCGTCTCGAAGCGGCCTCCGACGAGCGTCAGGCCTGCGCCGGAGACGCCTTGGAAGCGCATGGTCCCGTCCGAGCCGGGCTTATCCGGCAGCGTGCCGAACAGCGGGGCCCGAAAGCCGGACACGACGACGGTGTATGCCGCATCCGGCGTCAGCGCGGACGCCGGGCGGTCGAGCAGCCGGCCGTCTTCGTCCAGCGCGAGCAGCGTATCGCCGCCGGGCAGCGGATACCAGCCGAGCGAAGCGGGCAGGTAGAGCGCCTCGGAGCGGAGAAAGGCCAGGTAGCTCTCGCTCCCGCCCGGTCCGCTCAGCCATTCGTCCAGCGCTCCGCCGTAGCGGATTTCGATCTTTTGGACGGACCGGTCGGCATCGAGCATGAGCTCCGGAAAGCGGATGCTGTCCCCTTTGCGCTCCCAGGCGACGGGCACGCCGTTCAGCTGGACCGACCGCACCTGCAGCGACGGGTAAAGCAGCAGCGACACGATGCCGGGATCCTTGTAGCGCAGCTCCCGCCCCGGCTCCGCGGGCAGCAGCCGCCCCTTTTCGGTCGGCAGCTCCAGCGTCGCCTCGACCTCGAGCCCGGCGCGGCCGGCAAGCTCGACCTGCAGGTCCATCCGCTCCAGCCGAAACCGGTAGGAGGCGGGATCGAGCCGCTCGTCCGGCGCGGCCGCCATCTGTTCCAGCTGGGCGCGATGAACGTCGCGGGCTGCCTCCAGGGAGGCGAACGGCGCGAATGCCGCTGCTGCGGTCAGCATCGCGACGATCGCCAGCAGCCACGGACGGCGACGGTTCAGCGGCGGCTTGTGGCGGCCGAGCAGCGCCGCTCCGGCGACGAGCAGAAAGAGCGAGAAGGCGGCTCCGAAGCCCATGATGCGCAGCAGCTCGCCACGGGCGAGCGGCCAGGACCAGACCTCGTTGCCGAGCAGGCTGTTCTCGAACAGCGGCTGCAGGTAGAACGCCTTGAGCCAGCTCCACTCGTAGACCGGCCGGATGTAAGCCTGCAGGAACAGCGAGCCGAACACCCAGGCGCAGAAGGCGGCCGGCAGCGAGAAGCGGAGCGGCAGCAGCACGCCGAGGAACAGGCCGAGCGCCAGCGAAAGGGCGAAGGCATGCTCGTACAGCAAGCCATACAAAGCGATGTGCCTCCACATCGAGGAGAAGGCCAGTCCGTGCCGCAGCGCCGAGGCGGCGTACGCCGCTCCGACAGCGGCGGCGTAGAGCGTCATGTAAGCCAGTCCGGCCAGCCATTTGGCGGCCATCCAGCTCCCGGCGGACAGCGGCAGCCGGAACAGCCACTCGGCCGAAGGATGAAGCAGGTCGCGCCGCATGAGCAGCACGCCGAGCAGCAGCGGGATGGCGGTCGTCAGCATGAGCAGCATCTGATGCGTGTCGGAGGCGTACAGATTGACGTCCTGCGACGACTCCGGACGCAGCCGCCACGTATGCAGCAGCATCCAGACGGAGGCCGCGGCCGGCAGCAGCAGCGTCCAGCGCAGCAGCAGCAGGGAGCGCAGCTCCATCGCCGCTTGGCGGAGCACTCCTCGGATCATCCCGGAC encodes:
- a CDS encoding RNA polymerase sigma factor, coding for MMKEDDRVTVTDEELVQGMMDGDQASFEALVHRYHAPLSGFLQRQLKDPGRAEDVVQETFLKLLRQLKDRRSPDNVQAWLYRVAMNQCRDYWKSSGYQTDRNRFGEPPERKDERPSVVEMAERSETRREIRQTLEELPQVQREVVLLRFYQDLKLQDIADALQLPLGSVKTHLYKALRRLKTKLGKEQEAPKRAEGGEADGIAER
- a CDS encoding M1 aminopeptidase family protein, which gives rise to MIRGVLRQAAMELRSLLLLRWTLLLPAAASVWMLLHTWRLRPESSQDVNLYASDTHQMLLMLTTAIPLLLGVLLMRRDLLHPSAEWLFRLPLSAGSWMAAKWLAGLAYMTLYAAAVGAAYAASALRHGLAFSSMWRHIALYGLLYEHAFALSLALGLFLGVLLPLRFSLPAAFCAWVFGSLFLQAYIRPVYEWSWLKAFYLQPLFENSLLGNEVWSWPLARGELLRIMGFGAAFSLFLLVAGAALLGRHKPPLNRRRPWLLAIVAMLTAAAAFAPFASLEAARDVHRAQLEQMAAAPDERLDPASYRFRLERMDLQVELAGRAGLEVEATLELPTEKGRLLPAEPGRELRYKDPGIVSLLLYPSLQVRSVQLNGVPVAWERKGDSIRFPELMLDADRSVQKIEIRYGGALDEWLSGPGGSESYLAFLRSEALYLPASLGWYPLPGGDTLLALDEDGRLLDRPASALTPDAAYTVVVSGFRAPLFGTLPDKPGSDGTMRFQGVSGAGLTLVGGRFETVRRDGEPIRVVTTPGNRDEAEAFLERFELRREGLEELAASPLNAVRQVFFFPMHLIGAPVEAPSVNRSWHAENDTLFIPQTEHRNLDGYAEDALSDLLLFGDVGRGETMAKENALEDPSGGESVALAIRSAYAYLYNKQRGPDEPYRVEAEGLPAWKSMRSLVQTAYERGDAPLVREVLEHFRGHGLTLPEPPRSGAGERLAADSPPFVTVKDFMREWRERMPDDRWPRMTDDEGG